From the genome of Labrus bergylta chromosome 4, fLabBer1.1, whole genome shotgun sequence, one region includes:
- the LOC109995673 gene encoding nucleolin has product MATRRSKRQSKGSTSVVEADATVKAEGQPETVREEMVRTVEDAPTERKGVEVQDEQVSQTDTVIVVKGSESTVTLTWDKKNEEGEPDETEKGTSASEPADTDVQMDTVTEENESTPAVTVTEEKKEEEGESEEDVNKETDGEGGEVVAEVKSGKRKIDSTETSPSKKTKLMNDGFSLYVGNLNNSKTFEEIKDALANHFMAQSLLVQDIKLDRSRKHAHVDLASQMDLTKALTLNSQMMLGKPMKIAKAKVKSENKVKSKVPVEDQKAARDAKCLFLKNIPYSATKEDILKIFGKAVTVRFPEGAEGPTTGIAFVEFESKAIAEKVRQKKKVAQIQGRILIVDSVGTTNGPKVTKENDNNSKAAVLPNNNLFVSGLSFKVKEKQLKKVFQKALNISIPQSKGKPKGFAFVEFATVEDAEKALQSSKNIEISKMPIKVQFSERPARGKVQSKTLMVSGLAEKTTAETLKSAFDGALSARVILDKETGVSKRFGFVDFESEENSKAVKEAMEDCEIDGSQVTLAYARPKSEKGDKQGLSGGRAGAQPAGREAARGGKARGGKARGGKGPGPRMSKYAVKKK; this is encoded by the exons ATG GCTACCAGACGTAGCAAAAGACAAAGTAAAGGAAGCACCAGTGTTGTAGAAGCAGATGCCACTGTTAAAGCTG AAGGACAACCTGAGACTGTGAGGGAAGAAATGGTCAGAACAGTGGAGGATGCTCCAACTGAGAGGAAAGGAGTGGAGGTCCAGGATGAGCAAG TTTCCCAGACGGACACGGTCATTGTGGTCAAAGGAAGCGAGTCCACCGTGACCTTGACCTGGGACAAGAAGAATGAGGAAGGAGAGCCGGATGAAACAGAAAAGGGAACCAGTGCAAGTGAGCCAGCTGATACTG ATGTTCAGATGGACACAGTCACTGAAGAGAATGAAAGCACACCTGCAGTAActgtgacagaggagaagaaggaagaggaaggagagagcgaggaggatgtcAATAAAGAAACAGATGGTGAAGGTGGAGAGGTTGTAGCTGAAGTGAAATCAG GGAAACGGAAGATAGACTCTACCGAGACTTCACCGTCAAAGAAAACTAAGCTTATGAATGATG gTTTTTCTCTTTATGTCGGCAACCTGAACAACTCTAAAACATTCGAGGAAATCAAAGATGCATTAGCAAATCACTTCATGGCACAAAGTCTCCTGGTTCAAGACATCAAACTAGACCGCTCCAG AAAACACGCACATGTAGATCTGGCCTCACAGATGGATTTGACCAAAGCCTTGACGTTAAACTCACAAATGATGCTCGGCAAGCCGATGAAGATCGCCAAAGCAAAAGTCAAAAGTGAGAACAAGGTGAAAAGCAAAGTTCCAGTCGAGGACCAAAAAG CAGCCAGAGATGCCAAATGTCTGTTTCTGAAGAACATCCCATATAGCgcaacaaaagaagacatctTAAAAATCTTTGGCAAGGCCGTCACAGTCCGGTTTCCTGAAGGAGCAGAAGGCCCAACTACAGG TATTGCCTTTGTCGAGTTTGAAAGTAAAGCCATTGCCGAGAAAGTtcggcagaaaaaaaaagttgctcaGATCCAAGGTCGGATTCTGATCGTCGACTCTGTAGGAACAACAAATGGTCCTAAAGtcacaaaagaaaatgacaacaaCAGTAAAG CTGCAGTCCTTCCAAACAACAATCTGTTTGTGAGTGGTCTGTCTTTCAAAGTGAAAGAGAAGCAACTCAAGAAAGTCTTCCAGAAGGCTCTTAATATAAGCATACCTCAGAGCAAAGGCAAACCAAAAGG ATTTGCGTTTGTTGAGTTTGCGACTGTGGAGGACGCTGAAAAAGCTTTGCAGTCATCCAAGAACATTGAGATCAGCAAAATGCCGATCAAAGTGCAATTCTCTGAGAGGCCAGCGAGGGGGAAAG ttCAATCAAAAACACTGATGGTGAGCGGCCTGGCTGAAAAGACGACTGCAGAGACTCTAAAAAGTGCTTTTGATGGCGCTCTCAGTGCACGAGTCATTTTAGACAAAGAGACAGGAGTTTCAAAAAG gtttGGTTTTGTAGACTTTGAGAGTGAAGAAAACTCCAAAGCTGTCAAAGAGGCCATGGAGGACTGTGAGATAGACGGCAGCCAAGTGACTCTGGCTTATGCCAGACCTAAGAGTGAAAAAGGCGACAAACAAGGCCTGTCAGGGGGGCGTGCTGGGGCACAGCCTGCAGGCCGGGAGGCTGCCAGAGGAGGGAAGGCCAGAGGAGGGAAGGCCAGAGGAG GTAAAGGACCAGGACCTCGCATGTCGAagtatgcagttaaaaaaaaataa